One window from the genome of Leptospira broomii serovar Hurstbridge str. 5399 encodes:
- a CDS encoding ABC transporter ATP-binding protein — translation MLGSSDRLIVRNLKKEYKTGKLTTPVLNGIDIDLPTAFITLMGPSGSGKSTFLNILSGIDSADSGEVWVNGFDLTKLSESELTEYRRNDTGIIFQFFHLLPYLDAIENVALPLYIIGLGRKAARSIAEEALDRVGLANRRTHKPDELSGGEQQRVAIARALSKKPRIVLADEPTGNLDTLHAEKVLELLLELQEKEKFSLIIVTHDREIGAKGKIRLRMKDGRIYQEEEILR, via the coding sequence ATGCTCGGATCATCCGATCGACTAATTGTCCGCAACCTTAAGAAAGAATATAAAACGGGAAAATTAACGACACCCGTTCTGAACGGTATCGATATCGATCTCCCCACCGCCTTCATTACCTTGATGGGGCCTTCAGGTTCAGGAAAATCAACTTTTTTGAATATTCTTTCCGGAATCGATTCCGCAGACTCCGGAGAAGTATGGGTGAACGGATTCGATCTGACAAAATTATCCGAATCCGAACTTACCGAATACCGTCGAAACGATACCGGAATCATATTCCAATTTTTCCACCTCCTCCCCTATTTGGATGCGATAGAGAACGTCGCTCTACCCTTGTATATTATCGGGCTCGGACGAAAGGCCGCCCGTTCGATTGCAGAGGAGGCTTTAGACAGAGTCGGTCTTGCAAACAGAAGGACTCATAAACCGGACGAACTTTCCGGAGGAGAGCAACAAAGAGTCGCTATAGCGAGAGCTTTAAGTAAAAAACCTAGGATCGTTTTAGCGGACGAGCCGACAGGAAATTTGGATACTCTCCACGCAGAAAAAGTCCTAGAACTTTTGCTGGAACTCCAAGAGAAGGAAAAATTCTCGCTTATAATAGTCACCCACGATAGAGAAATCGGAGCGAAGGGTAAAATCCGCTTGAGAATGAAAGATGGACGAATCTATCAGGAGGAAGAAATCCTTCGGTGA
- a CDS encoding SpoIID/LytB domain-containing protein, which produces MKFRVLYTLLLISLAIGCNTVVIKPWNPPHQMKSVDKIRVLLGKTDSDLLIKADGTISVFDVNDLLIKRAYDIVSIDARKIKAPIRFVSDTPGIEYKGKRYRGEILLQPDRSGISLIINTLSLEEYLYAVVPSEVPATWPSEALKAQAICSRTYAVREMLNKKDLPYDVEATVSSQAYAGLDKENPKTTKAVRETEGVLAVFDEDPIHTFFHSNSGGKTETPDQVWGGKRLPYLESVSSRFDDSGDNFVWKEVLNHDKIDQALASLGVGSVNSVQILSRTPSGRVDLMEIIGSKGTSRIKGKEFRSLIGSSVKSLRFGIKREHDGFLVKGMGSGHGVGLSQWGSFGMAKQNYSYTEILRHYYQGIDFARITK; this is translated from the coding sequence ATGAAATTTCGCGTCTTATATACACTCCTACTTATCTCGCTGGCAATCGGTTGTAACACCGTCGTGATTAAGCCGTGGAATCCTCCTCATCAGATGAAGTCGGTGGATAAGATCAGAGTGCTTTTAGGAAAAACCGATTCCGATCTGCTTATAAAAGCGGACGGGACCATTTCGGTATTCGATGTAAACGATCTTTTAATTAAACGCGCGTATGATATTGTTTCTATCGATGCCCGAAAAATTAAGGCTCCGATCCGTTTCGTCTCCGATACACCCGGAATCGAATATAAAGGGAAACGATATAGAGGGGAAATTCTTCTTCAGCCTGATAGATCGGGTATTTCGCTTATTATCAACACGCTTTCCTTGGAGGAATATTTGTACGCCGTAGTTCCTTCGGAAGTCCCCGCCACTTGGCCTTCGGAAGCATTGAAGGCGCAAGCGATCTGTTCAAGAACTTATGCAGTTCGTGAAATGTTGAATAAGAAAGATCTCCCCTACGATGTGGAAGCAACAGTGAGCTCTCAAGCGTACGCGGGCTTAGATAAAGAGAATCCAAAAACTACGAAGGCAGTCCGCGAAACCGAAGGGGTGTTGGCAGTTTTCGACGAGGATCCGATCCATACTTTTTTCCATTCGAATAGCGGAGGAAAAACGGAGACTCCGGATCAAGTTTGGGGCGGCAAAAGACTTCCTTATCTGGAATCCGTTTCTTCCCGTTTCGACGACTCAGGCGATAATTTCGTTTGGAAGGAAGTCCTCAATCACGATAAAATCGATCAAGCCTTAGCCTCGCTCGGAGTTGGCAGCGTAAATTCCGTCCAAATTTTATCCAGAACCCCATCAGGAAGAGTGGATTTGATGGAAATAATAGGTTCCAAAGGAACAAGTCGAATCAAAGGAAAAGAATTCCGTAGCCTAATCGGCTCTTCCGTAAAATCGCTTCGCTTCGGAATCAAACGTGAGCACGATGGCTTCTTAGTTAAAGGAATGGGCTCCGGACACGGAGTGGGTTTAAGCCAATGGGGAAGTTTCGGAATGGCAAAGCAAAACTATTCCTATACCGAAATTCTTCGCCATTACTATCAAGGGATCGATTTTGCCCGAATCACAAAATAG